A portion of the Acidobacteriota bacterium genome contains these proteins:
- a CDS encoding sigma-54-dependent Fis family transcriptional regulator, which translates to MPPSSSTSGVPPVSELLVADTDLESLELCRDTAAAARSVLRNTHDSEATLEVLESGLVDVLLLSEQLPGGAELELLRHIHYWYPETQVIMISDHPSYASAVQAAKLGAFDYLPKPLEGKLLEATIVRAVEHSRTARVAVREPIDAEAAYGIVGKTAVMWKLYKVIEKVSANIHPVLILGESGTGKELVARAIHFSGIRHERPFIPVDCGALVPTLLESELFGHEKGAFTGAERAKDGLLRIAEGGTVFLDEIGELPVEVQGKLLRALQEKEIRPVGSTKRIRIDVRVIAATNRELEAAIKEGRFRKDLYFRLNVVTIKLPPLRDRMDDIEELVNAFLDRIAQNTGQPRKKISREAVRMLKTYSWPGNVRELENFIERAVALGSGGTLEPIDFPSQVSGNITLPSFSTSEPIRRIGRVLPIAEVERHAILNAVAEAKGDKLLAARMLGIGKTTLYRKLRQYKNRASQLLLPSSSPATTDS; encoded by the coding sequence ATGCCCCCTTCTTCTTCTACAAGCGGTGTGCCACCGGTATCCGAACTGCTGGTCGCCGACACAGATCTGGAATCACTTGAGTTGTGCCGTGACACAGCTGCGGCTGCCCGCTCGGTGCTGCGTAACACCCACGACTCTGAAGCTACGCTCGAGGTATTGGAATCAGGGCTAGTCGACGTACTCCTCCTCAGCGAGCAGCTTCCGGGAGGAGCGGAATTGGAGCTGCTGAGGCACATTCATTATTGGTATCCCGAAACCCAAGTCATTATGATCTCGGACCATCCGAGTTATGCCTCTGCGGTGCAAGCCGCGAAATTGGGCGCATTTGACTATTTGCCTAAACCCTTGGAGGGAAAACTCCTGGAAGCTACAATCGTGCGCGCCGTGGAGCATTCTCGCACAGCCCGTGTAGCAGTCAGGGAACCCATAGATGCCGAAGCAGCGTACGGCATCGTCGGCAAGACGGCAGTGATGTGGAAGCTCTACAAGGTCATCGAGAAAGTGTCCGCGAACATCCATCCTGTACTCATTCTGGGAGAAAGCGGCACGGGCAAGGAACTCGTCGCCCGGGCCATTCACTTTAGCGGCATACGTCATGAGCGGCCATTTATCCCAGTAGATTGTGGGGCGCTGGTTCCGACACTGTTAGAAAGCGAACTGTTTGGTCATGAGAAAGGAGCATTCACAGGAGCAGAGAGGGCCAAAGACGGACTGCTTCGAATCGCGGAGGGTGGAACGGTGTTCCTCGACGAGATTGGCGAACTTCCAGTGGAAGTTCAAGGAAAGCTCTTGCGGGCCCTACAAGAAAAGGAGATTCGTCCCGTCGGTAGTACAAAGCGCATTCGCATTGATGTTCGCGTAATCGCAGCCACGAATCGCGAGCTCGAGGCTGCGATAAAAGAAGGCCGCTTTCGCAAAGATCTTTATTTCCGCCTCAACGTTGTCACCATCAAACTGCCTCCCTTACGAGACCGCATGGACGATATTGAAGAGCTAGTGAATGCCTTTCTTGATCGAATTGCCCAAAATACCGGCCAGCCCAGGAAGAAAATCTCACGCGAGGCAGTGCGGATGTTGAAGACATATTCCTGGCCAGGGAACGTTCGCGAACTGGAGAACTTTATCGAGCGCGCGGTGGCGCTGGGCAGTGGAGGGACGCTGGAGCCTATCGACTTCCCCAGTCAAGTTAGCGGAAACATAACATTACCATCATTCTCGACCAGCGAGCCTATAAGACGTATTGGCCGCGTGCTTCCGATAGCAGAAGTTGAACGCCACGCAATCCTGAATGCAGTGGCTGAAGCTAAAGGCGATAAATTGCTGGCGGCTCGTATGCTAGGAATAGGTAAGACCACTCTCTACAGGAAACTCCGTCAATATAAAAACCGTGCATCACAACTATTATTGCCGTCGAGCTCCCCTGCAACTACAGACTCTTAA
- a CDS encoding beta-xylosidase: MVEAVMLWNEPNNLSHWDFKIDPDWKKFAEMAIAAGKAIRSVNPELPIVLGGISPIDPNFIQLMGSHGILNAVDVVAIHGFPLDWNHWNVNEWPAKVDEIRAVTKLPVWISEVGASSFGAEEVQLFGLQRMSELLLGNVERIHWYSLFDLPASWTATTRHKEAEGSAYYRHYYMGLLREDETPKMAAAEFPEGLGICQWFHYEDHRLDSAVEWLHRLKVRYLRTGVSWADSHRENAELWFDRQMKALEPFNTTLTLCFTPEHLGIAPHYTSPPKDPNTFAEFAQWAVSRYAPAPVRTNSAYAMPEEMAAPSVLR; encoded by the coding sequence ATGGTTGAAGCGGTGATGCTCTGGAACGAGCCCAACAACCTCTCCCACTGGGATTTCAAAATCGATCCTGACTGGAAGAAGTTCGCGGAAATGGCAATTGCTGCAGGCAAGGCAATCCGCAGCGTGAATCCCGAGCTGCCCATCGTACTGGGCGGGATCTCGCCTATCGATCCTAATTTCATTCAGCTGATGGGCTCACATGGCATTCTGAACGCCGTGGACGTCGTTGCAATCCACGGCTTTCCTCTGGACTGGAATCACTGGAATGTCAACGAGTGGCCCGCGAAGGTGGATGAAATCAGGGCGGTGACAAAGCTCCCGGTCTGGATTTCGGAAGTCGGGGCCTCATCTTTCGGAGCCGAAGAGGTTCAGCTGTTCGGATTACAGAGGATGTCTGAGCTGCTGCTCGGGAATGTGGAACGCATTCACTGGTACAGTCTCTTTGATCTACCGGCCTCCTGGACTGCAACTACACGCCATAAAGAAGCGGAAGGAAGCGCCTATTACCGCCACTACTACATGGGCTTATTGCGTGAGGATGAAACCCCTAAGATGGCAGCGGCGGAATTTCCTGAGGGACTTGGAATCTGTCAATGGTTTCACTACGAAGACCATCGACTGGATTCAGCCGTTGAGTGGCTGCATAGACTCAAAGTTCGGTATCTCCGGACTGGGGTGAGTTGGGCCGACAGCCATCGTGAAAACGCTGAGCTGTGGTTTGACCGCCAGATGAAGGCTCTTGAGCCGTTTAATACGACGCTCACATTGTGCTTTACGCCAGAGCATCTAGGCATTGCGCCGCATTATACGAGTCCGCCGAAGGATCCAAACACGTTCGCGGAATTCGCGCAATGGGCGGTATCACGCTATGCACCTGCGCCTGTTCGAACGAACTCGGCTTACGCAATGCCGGAAGAAATGGCGGCGCCTTCGGTTCTAAGGTGA
- a CDS encoding excinuclease ABC subunit A: protein MSNESIVVRGARVHNLKNVDFEIPHNTLTVVTGVSGSGKSSLAFDTIYAEGQRRYVESLSAYARQFLERIEKPDVDLIDGISPAIAIRQKNTTRNPRSTVATATEIYDYLRLLFARIGRTYCVNCGIEVKKDTVDEVFTALSQLPEDTRFHVLFPVTAAPAPGITGKKSRGRVKAAGTKKSELNDQLKERLGELRRRGFNRLYQNQNIYEFSTPESLLEINFAQPLFVLVDRIVLAPDQRARIVDGLEIGYRESGEAVFEIVPRDESPRRQLRFTQRFECKDCGRKYEEPEPRLFSFNNPYGACQRCQGFGNTIDFDLNLVIPNPLLTLNEGAIEPWTKPKYKTFQAELKRFAKVHDIAMNQSWCDLENDQRTLILQGDGKFPGITGFFALLERKKYKLHIRVFLSRYRGYATCQDCHGQRLRAEARNVKIEGKNICELTAMTVEHAARFVGEVKLTPQQAEIAEKILEELRDRLGFLNSVGLEYLTLDRTASTLSGGESQRIQLATSLGSRLVGALYVLDEPSIGLHSRDTDRLVRILHELRDLGNTILVVEHDSEVMAASDRIVDLGPGAGELGGKIVATGTYDEISRNAHSLTGRYLSHNLAIPIPPARRKPRGELRLIGARANNLKNVNVSIPLGVLAVITGVSGSGKSTLVHDVLYKAVAAVTGSTEAGSATGLFQKLEGGGQIKEVILVDQSPIGRTPRSNPVTYIKAFDAIRELFASLPEPQKRGYSAGHFSFNVPGGRCEACQGDGTVTVEMQFLADVELICEECRGTRYKSSVLDVRYKGKNIHDVLNLTVKEALHFFSGVPKITDKLRVLEEVGLGYLRLGQSATTLSGGEAQRMKLAAHLTPRFRDERTSNQGSENGSGTLRKSSPLRTLYIFDEPTTGLHFDDVSKLLAAFRRLIEAGGSLVVIEHNLDVIKAADWLIDLGPEGGARGGEVVSVGTPEAVARNKKSYTGQWLSRVLSKNGNSQSNDGVAVE from the coding sequence ATGTCAAACGAGAGCATTGTTGTACGGGGTGCACGGGTTCATAACCTGAAGAACGTGGACTTTGAGATCCCGCACAATACCCTGACTGTCGTTACCGGAGTCTCCGGATCGGGCAAATCTTCTCTGGCATTCGACACAATCTACGCTGAGGGCCAGCGGCGCTATGTGGAGTCTCTGTCTGCTTATGCCCGTCAGTTCTTGGAAAGAATCGAAAAGCCTGATGTCGACCTGATTGATGGCATTTCGCCTGCCATCGCCATTCGGCAGAAAAACACTACTCGAAACCCCCGCTCAACCGTTGCGACTGCGACTGAAATCTACGACTATCTGCGTCTGCTATTTGCCCGGATCGGACGCACCTACTGCGTGAACTGTGGTATCGAAGTGAAGAAAGACACTGTCGATGAAGTGTTCACGGCATTGAGCCAATTGCCTGAGGACACGAGATTCCATGTGTTGTTCCCGGTTACAGCCGCTCCCGCTCCCGGTATCACAGGAAAGAAATCGCGCGGCAGGGTCAAGGCGGCAGGGACTAAGAAATCCGAGCTAAACGACCAGCTTAAAGAACGGCTCGGCGAACTCCGTCGTAGAGGGTTCAATCGGCTCTATCAAAACCAGAACATCTATGAATTCTCAACTCCCGAGTCGCTCTTGGAGATTAACTTCGCTCAGCCCTTGTTCGTTCTGGTGGATCGAATAGTGTTGGCACCAGACCAGCGCGCTCGCATCGTGGATGGGCTTGAAATCGGCTATCGCGAGTCGGGAGAGGCGGTCTTCGAGATCGTGCCGCGCGACGAGTCTCCCCGTCGTCAACTTAGGTTTACTCAGCGTTTCGAATGCAAAGACTGTGGGCGCAAGTATGAAGAGCCAGAGCCGCGGCTGTTCTCGTTCAATAATCCTTACGGAGCATGCCAGCGCTGTCAGGGATTCGGGAACACCATCGACTTCGATCTCAACCTGGTGATTCCCAATCCATTGCTTACGCTGAATGAAGGAGCGATAGAGCCCTGGACCAAGCCCAAGTACAAGACTTTCCAGGCGGAACTAAAGCGCTTCGCCAAAGTACACGACATTGCCATGAACCAGTCCTGGTGCGACCTCGAGAACGATCAGAGGACATTGATCCTCCAGGGTGACGGCAAGTTTCCCGGTATAACCGGCTTTTTTGCACTACTGGAGCGGAAGAAGTACAAGCTTCACATTAGGGTCTTTCTGAGTCGCTACCGAGGCTATGCGACCTGCCAGGATTGTCATGGCCAGCGCCTACGGGCCGAGGCGCGCAATGTGAAGATCGAGGGTAAAAACATCTGTGAACTGACCGCCATGACAGTTGAGCACGCAGCCCGCTTTGTAGGCGAGGTGAAGCTCACTCCGCAGCAGGCGGAGATTGCCGAAAAGATTCTGGAAGAGCTTCGTGACCGGCTCGGGTTCTTAAACAGTGTGGGACTCGAGTACCTGACATTGGACCGCACTGCGTCGACCCTTTCCGGAGGTGAGTCGCAAAGAATTCAGTTGGCTACGTCGCTGGGCTCACGACTGGTGGGTGCGCTTTATGTCCTGGATGAGCCTTCCATCGGACTTCACAGCCGCGATACGGACAGGCTGGTTCGGATCTTGCATGAACTCCGAGATTTGGGAAATACCATCCTTGTGGTCGAACACGATTCCGAGGTAATGGCCGCGTCCGATCGTATCGTCGATCTCGGACCGGGTGCCGGCGAACTGGGAGGCAAGATCGTAGCGACCGGAACTTACGATGAGATTTCGCGCAACGCACACTCGTTAACTGGACGTTATCTTAGCCATAATCTCGCAATCCCAATTCCTCCTGCTCGACGAAAGCCTCGTGGCGAGTTGCGGCTGATTGGCGCCCGCGCAAACAATTTAAAAAATGTGAACGTCAGTATTCCTCTCGGAGTATTGGCGGTAATTACTGGCGTCTCAGGATCCGGCAAATCTACGCTCGTGCACGATGTTCTTTACAAGGCTGTAGCCGCGGTGACCGGCAGCACAGAGGCGGGTAGCGCGACAGGTCTGTTCCAGAAGCTCGAGGGCGGAGGGCAGATAAAAGAAGTGATCTTGGTAGATCAGTCTCCGATCGGTCGCACGCCCCGATCAAATCCCGTCACATATATCAAGGCCTTTGATGCTATCCGCGAGCTATTTGCTTCCCTTCCGGAGCCTCAGAAGCGCGGGTACTCCGCTGGACACTTCTCCTTCAACGTTCCCGGGGGACGTTGCGAAGCTTGTCAAGGCGATGGGACTGTAACCGTCGAAATGCAATTCCTTGCGGATGTCGAGCTCATTTGCGAGGAGTGCCGAGGAACACGGTACAAGAGCTCTGTCCTCGATGTCCGCTATAAAGGCAAGAACATCCACGACGTGCTGAACCTCACCGTCAAGGAAGCTCTCCATTTCTTCTCTGGAGTACCGAAAATCACAGATAAATTGCGAGTGCTCGAGGAGGTCGGGCTAGGCTATCTCCGGCTCGGCCAGTCGGCAACGACGCTCAGTGGCGGTGAAGCCCAGCGGATGAAGCTAGCAGCGCATTTGACTCCACGGTTCCGAGATGAGCGTACGTCAAACCAGGGCAGCGAGAACGGGAGCGGAACTCTGCGCAAGTCATCGCCACTTAGGACGTTATACATCTTCGACGAGCCGACCACCGGTCTGCACTTCGACGATGTAAGCAAATTGCTCGCAGCTTTCCGAAGGCTGATTGAAGCCGGCGGTTCCCTGGTTGTGATTGAGCACAATCTCGACGTGATAAAAGCCGCAGATTGGCTAATTGATCTTGGCCCAGAGGGCGGAGCTCGCGGCGGAGAGGTAGTTTCTGTTGGCACTCCAGAAGCAGTCGCGCGGAACAAGAAATCTTATACGGGTCAGTGGTTGTCACGCGTCCTATCCAAGAATGGGAATTCGCAGTCCAATGATGGCGTCGCTGTCGAATAG
- a CDS encoding TIGR04290 family methyltransferase, protein MSSSPSAHDPQVEAAKSCPELTRRIIALGDWFHNINLNGVWTAPDHFLGDFPNVKWKDISKAVPEDLKGASVLDIGCNAGFYSIALKKRGAGRVLGVDVDERYLNQARFAAETLGLKIEFQKCSVYDVDQIPGQFDYVLFLGVFYHLRYPLFALDKIIKKVAGRLFFQSMMRGSMEQRTWNGDYEFWDVKPFQDPDFPCMYFIENSYASDYTNWWIPNRGAVEGILRSSGLQILDQPESETYVCEPRRVQRDGKYLLDLELSGTL, encoded by the coding sequence CTGAGTTCAAGCCCGTCTGCTCACGATCCCCAGGTCGAGGCGGCGAAGTCGTGCCCAGAGTTGACCCGACGAATCATCGCCCTAGGCGATTGGTTTCATAACATCAATCTCAACGGAGTCTGGACAGCCCCAGATCACTTCCTCGGTGATTTTCCCAACGTAAAGTGGAAGGACATTTCGAAAGCCGTCCCGGAGGACCTAAAAGGAGCGTCCGTTCTGGATATCGGGTGCAACGCCGGATTTTATTCAATTGCCCTCAAGAAACGCGGAGCAGGCAGGGTCCTCGGAGTGGACGTCGATGAGCGCTATCTGAATCAGGCTCGCTTTGCTGCCGAGACTCTCGGCTTGAAAATCGAATTTCAGAAATGCTCGGTCTACGATGTGGATCAAATCCCCGGACAGTTTGACTACGTTTTGTTCCTCGGCGTGTTTTACCACCTTCGATATCCGCTATTTGCTCTCGACAAGATCATTAAGAAAGTCGCCGGAAGGCTCTTCTTCCAAAGCATGATGCGCGGATCGATGGAACAGCGAACATGGAACGGGGATTACGAGTTTTGGGATGTGAAGCCCTTTCAGGATCCTGATTTCCCCTGCATGTACTTCATTGAGAACAGCTACGCGAGCGACTACACGAACTGGTGGATCCCAAATCGTGGTGCGGTCGAGGGAATCTTGCGTAGTTCGGGTCTGCAAATCCTTGACCAGCCAGAGTCGGAAACCTACGTCTGCGAACCACGTCGCGTGCAACGGGATGGTAAGTACCTACTTGATCTTGAACTTTCGGGAACTTTGTAA
- a CDS encoding TIGR04295 family B12-binding domain-containing radical SAM protein, whose product MRYAFINPNWNFTGSTYFGCQEPHYPLELLFAFDQVLQAGSEALLVDAQVENLTTTEASPRIRDFRPDFLVIPTAPSYLFWRCPPPELRVPGEWFSALRSSGTHVAIGPHPSATPGATLRKTKCDLALRGEPDQTLPQLAYKPWQEIVGCCWRDDKGEHISSALGVTDMKALSALDFHNYPVELHGHCHHVFSGQARGAELEFARGCPWSCTFCNKTLFRNKFRERSVDAVLIEIDHLIARGVGYIYFIDEIFGVSKNVLRLLEGIAERPVKIGFQTRIDLWTEETLDLLGRAHCISMECGVESITEQGREELNKNCRIDTCRISELLIYARQRIPWVQANLILTEQDDKVQIRKWQDELKSHGVWVSEPVPMFPFPGSPLYVQTFGESPDDSAWERAHHFYMSQFQDKGFSDIQEQQPAAIEDLECTY is encoded by the coding sequence ATGCGGTACGCTTTCATAAACCCAAATTGGAACTTCACAGGTTCAACTTACTTCGGCTGTCAGGAGCCACACTACCCCCTGGAGTTGCTCTTCGCCTTCGACCAGGTGCTTCAGGCAGGAAGTGAAGCTTTGCTTGTGGACGCTCAGGTCGAGAACCTCACTACCACTGAGGCTTCGCCGCGAATTCGTGATTTTCGACCTGACTTCCTGGTAATCCCGACTGCTCCGTCGTACCTTTTCTGGCGTTGTCCGCCGCCTGAGCTGCGCGTGCCGGGAGAATGGTTTTCAGCTCTGCGCAGCAGTGGGACGCACGTAGCAATCGGTCCTCATCCGTCGGCAACACCTGGTGCTACGTTGCGCAAGACGAAATGTGATCTCGCGTTGCGCGGGGAACCTGATCAGACCTTGCCGCAGCTCGCCTACAAGCCTTGGCAGGAGATCGTCGGTTGCTGCTGGCGCGATGACAAAGGCGAACACATCAGCTCCGCATTGGGAGTCACAGATATGAAGGCGCTCAGTGCGCTCGACTTCCACAACTATCCAGTCGAACTCCACGGGCATTGTCACCATGTCTTTAGTGGGCAAGCCCGAGGTGCTGAACTCGAGTTCGCACGCGGCTGTCCATGGTCATGCACCTTCTGCAATAAGACATTATTCCGCAACAAATTCCGTGAGCGCTCGGTGGACGCAGTACTCATCGAAATCGATCACCTAATAGCCCGCGGAGTCGGCTACATCTACTTTATCGATGAAATATTTGGCGTCAGTAAGAATGTCTTGCGATTGCTCGAAGGCATCGCCGAACGACCGGTGAAGATTGGCTTCCAAACGCGAATCGATCTCTGGACCGAGGAGACACTCGATCTACTTGGTCGCGCCCACTGTATTTCGATGGAATGTGGTGTGGAATCAATTACTGAACAGGGCAGGGAAGAGCTGAACAAGAATTGCCGGATCGATACCTGCCGCATTAGTGAGCTATTGATCTATGCGCGCCAGCGAATTCCCTGGGTACAGGCGAATCTGATCCTTACGGAGCAGGACGACAAGGTCCAGATTCGCAAATGGCAGGACGAGTTGAAGTCACACGGCGTGTGGGTCAGCGAGCCTGTTCCGATGTTTCCGTTTCCCGGCAGTCCTCTCTACGTGCAAACGTTCGGTGAGTCGCCCGACGACAGTGCCTGGGAGCGGGCACATCACTTCTACATGTCCCAATTTCAGGACAAGGGTTTCAGCGATATCCAGGAGCAGCAGCCGGCCGCGATCGAGGATCTTGAATGCACGTATTGA
- a CDS encoding nucleoside-diphosphate-sugar epimerase has protein sequence MITKKILITGGAGFVGSHLADALIALRHDVRIFDNLSPQVHGCGVPSYLSGNAEFVAGDMRDENAVRKAIEGVDVIFHLAASVGVGQSMYQISDYMGVNTQGTAVLLQALLERKARVEKLVVASSMSIYGEGQYLCPNCGDSVPSPRNIGQLARKQWEVKCPDCGAELTPVPTAESKPLQCTSVYALSKKDQEEICLLYGRTYGLPVVALRYFNIYGTRQALSNPYTGVAAIFASRLLHLKAPLVFEDGRQMRDFVSVHDIVNANLLAMESEKANGHAVNIGSGRPISIREVASVLSRAMGLQIFCEITGKYRAGDIRHCFGKISKARELLGYEPKVRFEDGVAELVDWLREQTPEDKAERMVAELQTFGLTA, from the coding sequence ATGATCACAAAGAAAATCTTGATCACAGGTGGAGCAGGTTTTGTTGGCTCACACTTGGCTGATGCGCTCATCGCTCTGAGGCACGACGTCCGCATTTTTGACAACTTGTCTCCTCAGGTTCATGGGTGTGGAGTGCCCTCGTATCTTTCCGGCAATGCGGAATTTGTCGCCGGGGATATGCGGGACGAGAACGCAGTTCGGAAAGCGATTGAAGGCGTGGACGTCATTTTTCACCTTGCCGCCTCCGTCGGAGTCGGCCAATCGATGTACCAGATCTCCGACTACATGGGAGTGAATACCCAAGGTACAGCAGTGCTGCTACAGGCGCTGCTCGAACGAAAAGCGCGGGTCGAAAAACTAGTAGTGGCGTCGTCGATGTCAATCTATGGAGAAGGGCAGTATCTTTGCCCCAACTGCGGCGATTCTGTCCCCTCCCCGAGGAACATCGGGCAGCTTGCTAGAAAACAGTGGGAGGTAAAGTGCCCGGACTGTGGTGCTGAACTTACTCCTGTGCCCACGGCCGAAAGCAAACCTCTGCAATGCACCTCAGTTTATGCGCTCTCGAAGAAGGACCAGGAGGAGATCTGCCTGCTTTATGGCCGGACCTATGGGCTGCCAGTTGTAGCTCTGCGCTACTTCAATATCTATGGGACGCGCCAGGCTCTCTCAAATCCCTACACCGGAGTTGCTGCGATCTTTGCTTCTCGTCTTCTGCACCTAAAAGCGCCATTAGTTTTCGAAGACGGGCGCCAGATGCGCGACTTTGTCAGCGTTCATGACATCGTGAACGCAAATCTGCTCGCTATGGAATCGGAAAAAGCTAACGGCCATGCCGTCAACATCGGGTCTGGGCGGCCCATTTCGATTCGTGAGGTCGCCTCAGTGCTCTCGCGAGCGATGGGCCTCCAGATATTCTGTGAAATCACGGGCAAGTACAGGGCTGGAGATATCCGCCATTGTTTTGGAAAGATTTCCAAAGCACGCGAACTTCTCGGGTACGAACCAAAAGTCCGATTTGAGGATGGAGTCGCTGAACTGGTTGATTGGCTGCGCGAGCAGACTCCCGAGGACAAGGCCGAGCGCATGGTTGCGGAATTACAAACCTTCGGTCTCACGGCGTAG
- a CDS encoding CDP-paratose 2-epimerase produces the protein MDSNHSERRSVLIFGGAGFIGANLAQYVLLETEASVHVFDNLSRRGVQHNLELLRKAAGRSGRLRVTVADVRNASAVERACGEATEIYQFAAQVAVTSSITNPRCDFETNIIGTFNILEGARLSGNQPFILFTSTNKVYGEMLEEQLELRGGRYAYAHRTCVSEEQPLDFHSPYGCSKGSADQYAREYSRMYGLPTVVFRMSCIAGEMQYGNEDQGWVAHFLYTALRGGRLVIYGDGYQVRDVLHVKDLVRAFDAVRTSLPQTAGQIYNVGGGPENTISLMELIDEIEVLTGERLEYTTGPRRAGDQQIYVSDYSKLARHTGWKPRSSVRQTLAAIHQFWQEHREFFGDIPVRQRAEPVLSPTLLERAA, from the coding sequence ATGGATAGTAATCATTCAGAGAGGCGATCGGTACTGATCTTCGGCGGCGCAGGTTTTATTGGCGCGAATCTTGCGCAGTATGTGCTCCTCGAAACCGAGGCGAGCGTGCATGTCTTCGATAATCTCTCCCGTCGGGGCGTTCAGCACAACTTGGAGCTGCTGAGGAAAGCGGCTGGGCGATCTGGACGGCTTCGCGTCACCGTAGCCGATGTGCGCAACGCGTCAGCAGTCGAGCGCGCCTGCGGGGAGGCTACCGAGATATATCAATTTGCAGCGCAGGTCGCGGTCACAAGCTCGATCACCAACCCAAGGTGCGACTTCGAGACCAATATTATAGGGACCTTTAACATCCTCGAAGGTGCTCGCCTTTCTGGCAATCAGCCGTTCATCCTATTCACTTCCACCAACAAGGTGTATGGGGAGATGCTTGAGGAACAACTGGAGCTCAGAGGAGGACGATACGCCTATGCACATCGCACCTGTGTCTCTGAAGAGCAACCACTCGATTTCCATTCACCCTATGGCTGTTCGAAAGGCTCCGCAGATCAGTACGCTCGGGAGTACTCACGAATGTACGGATTACCCACTGTCGTATTTCGCATGTCTTGCATCGCCGGCGAGATGCAATACGGGAATGAAGATCAGGGCTGGGTAGCGCATTTCCTCTACACAGCATTGCGCGGCGGTCGACTCGTCATTTATGGAGACGGGTATCAAGTGAGAGACGTACTTCACGTGAAGGACTTGGTACGCGCATTCGACGCGGTGCGCACGTCATTGCCTCAAACTGCTGGACAGATTTACAACGTGGGGGGCGGGCCAGAAAACACGATTTCCCTCATGGAGCTCATCGATGAGATCGAGGTTCTCACCGGCGAGCGGCTGGAGTACACAACGGGCCCCCGCAGGGCCGGAGATCAACAGATTTACGTGAGCGATTACTCGAAGTTAGCTCGGCACACCGGCTGGAAGCCGCGTTCCTCGGTTCGCCAAACGTTGGCTGCCATCCACCAATTCTGGCAAGAGCATCGTGAATTCTTCGGCGATATTCCGGTCCGGCAGCGTGCCGAACCCGTTCTGTCACCCACGTTGCTTGAGAGGGCAGCCTGA